In Apis cerana isolate GH-2021 linkage group LG5, AcerK_1.0, whole genome shotgun sequence, a single genomic region encodes these proteins:
- the LOC107994460 gene encoding uncharacterized protein LOC107994460, with translation MSGRPMKFPYTIAAKITRFPFHHYFIKSETGWVFRYWAISILICAPLWYKFQQLSHNPENVKKWDEIHKHQFSGEMRH, from the exons aTGTCTGGAAGACCAATGAAATTTCCATATACAATTGCTGCAAAAATAACTCGTTTTCCGTTTCATCATTACTTCATTAAAAGTGAAACAGGTTGGGTATTCCGGTATTGGGCAATTAGTATACTTATTTGTGCACCTCTATGGtataaatttcaacaattaa gtcaTAATccagaaaatgttaaaaaatgggATGAGATCCATAAACATCAATTTTCTGGAGAAATGcgtcattaa